A single genomic interval of Candidatus Hydrogenedentota bacterium harbors:
- a CDS encoding ABC transporter permease subunit, whose product MEHTPGALAAFLGAKPAARGYANAVRGSAGHAASLILRQKRLALVALVAFLPVLIPLAMAFLSRTQFVDGGNVVFVRLVEQLYISVLAPLLALFFAGMLVAEDVEMQTMPYILTRPIPRSGWVVGRFIAYLCVSVAILSVSITLTYLASATLANLKMTDRNNLVLLAHYLGVTAAALAAYGALAVFLGAFTKRPIVYGLLLLYGWQKIATVIPGLVDFLTIKKYVDALYPVLATQRGVVEVQTALGSFQKQVFMVSASRAGLVLACVTAAFLVASIIAVRRREYVSNRVAGS is encoded by the coding sequence ATGGAGCACACACCCGGAGCATTGGCCGCCTTTCTCGGGGCGAAGCCGGCGGCGCGGGGCTACGCGAACGCCGTGCGCGGGAGCGCGGGCCACGCGGCGTCGCTCATCCTGCGGCAGAAGCGCCTCGCCCTGGTGGCGCTGGTGGCGTTTCTGCCCGTCCTGATCCCGCTGGCGATGGCGTTCCTCTCGCGCACGCAGTTTGTGGACGGGGGCAACGTGGTCTTCGTGCGCCTTGTCGAGCAGCTCTACATCAGCGTGCTGGCGCCGCTGCTCGCGCTGTTCTTTGCGGGGATGCTGGTCGCCGAGGACGTGGAGATGCAGACCATGCCCTACATCCTGACGCGGCCGATCCCGCGCTCCGGCTGGGTGGTCGGGCGCTTCATCGCGTACCTGTGCGTGTCCGTCGCGATCCTGTCCGTGTCCATCACGCTCACCTATCTCGCCAGCGCGACGCTTGCCAATTTGAAGATGACCGACCGGAACAACCTGGTCCTGCTGGCCCATTACCTTGGCGTTACCGCCGCCGCCCTGGCGGCCTATGGCGCGCTGGCGGTTTTCCTGGGCGCGTTCACGAAGCGGCCCATCGTCTACGGACTCCTGCTGCTCTACGGCTGGCAGAAAATCGCCACGGTGATCCCCGGCCTCGTGGACTTCCTGACCATCAAGAAGTATGTGGACGCCCTGTACCCCGTGCTGGCCACGCAGCGCGGCGTGGTGGAGGTGCAGACGGCCCTGGGCAGCTTCCAGAAGCAGGTGTTCATGGTCAGCGCGTCGCGGGCCGGGCTGGTCCTGGCCTGCGTGACGGCGGCCTTCCTGGTTGCCAGCATTATCGCGGTGCGGCGCAGGGAATACGTCTCCAACCGCGTCGCGGGGTCCTGA
- a CDS encoding ABC transporter ATP-binding protein, with the protein MSAVVEVKSLSKWFGEVIALNNLDLEIGRGVTGLLGPNGAGKSTLIKVILGLHAPSRGSVRVLGGPPRNNAAVLRRIGYCPETDNFYANTSGFEFVYWMNRYWGMNNRDAARAAEEACDLVHMTERMHDPVEEYSKGMRQRIKLAQALAARPDFLLLDEPMNGLDPQGRDEMYALIQRLAEHGTPVVVSSHVLYEIERITDDVVLLYGGSLIAQGRVRDIRALIDSQPHTIHVSSGAARSLAARVAGEGHILSLELRDDGLVLRTSDPNRCYDLLNGLALGEDPLVRTIECADDSLQAVFDYLTKK; encoded by the coding sequence ATGAGCGCCGTGGTGGAGGTGAAATCCCTTTCCAAGTGGTTCGGCGAGGTCATCGCGCTGAACAATTTGGACCTGGAGATCGGCCGGGGCGTCACGGGGCTGCTCGGCCCGAACGGGGCGGGCAAGAGCACGCTGATCAAGGTGATTCTCGGCCTGCACGCGCCCAGCCGGGGCAGCGTGCGGGTGCTGGGCGGGCCGCCGCGAAACAATGCCGCCGTGCTGCGCCGCATCGGGTACTGTCCGGAGACGGACAACTTCTACGCGAATACCTCCGGGTTTGAGTTCGTGTACTGGATGAACCGGTACTGGGGCATGAACAACCGGGACGCCGCCCGAGCGGCCGAGGAGGCCTGCGACCTGGTCCACATGACGGAGCGCATGCACGACCCGGTGGAGGAGTACAGCAAGGGGATGCGCCAGCGGATCAAGCTGGCGCAGGCGCTGGCGGCGCGCCCGGACTTCCTGCTGCTCGACGAGCCAATGAACGGCCTGGACCCCCAGGGCCGCGACGAGATGTACGCCCTGATCCAGCGGCTGGCGGAGCACGGCACGCCGGTGGTCGTGTCGAGCCACGTGCTGTACGAGATCGAGCGGATCACGGACGACGTGGTGCTGCTCTACGGTGGGTCGCTGATCGCCCAGGGCCGGGTGCGCGACATCCGCGCGCTCATCGACAGCCAGCCGCACACGATCCACGTGTCCAGCGGCGCCGCGCGCTCGCTGGCGGCGCGCGTCGCCGGGGAGGGCCACATCCTCTCGCTGGAGCTGCGGGACGACGGGCTGGTGCTGCGCACCAGCGACCCGAACCGCTGCTATGACCTGCTGAACGGCCTTGCGCTCGGGGAGGATCCGCTGGTTCGGACCATTGAGTGCGCGGACGACAGCCTTCAGGCCGTGTTTGACTACCTAACCAAGAAGTAG
- a CDS encoding ABC transporter ATP-binding protein produces the protein MALIEIDGLAVSYGREPALNGVSLRIDEGALGLLGPNGAGKSTLIKTILGFLRPASGSVKVFDLPLPKSALLVRQRVGYMPERESTSPKISAVSFLTYCGRLFGMSMVDAMERTHEVLNYVGLGESRYRNMETYSTGMLQRVKLAQALIHDPKLLFLDEPTNGLDPDGRVEMLELIREIASQRGVTVILSSHLLPDVQHVCDRVAMLAKGRILSEGSIEALTGMLERQYEVRVRDNDAAYAALLEQAGCAQHRMAPSDTLLVRAPAEMREDAFFELARAAGTQVRHFRPARRSLETAFMEALGKETSDAGV, from the coding sequence ATGGCGCTCATAGAAATTGACGGCCTCGCCGTGTCCTACGGGCGGGAGCCCGCGCTCAACGGCGTGTCCCTGCGGATTGACGAGGGGGCGCTGGGCCTCCTCGGGCCCAACGGCGCGGGGAAGAGCACGCTGATCAAGACCATCCTGGGTTTCCTGCGCCCCGCGTCGGGCAGCGTGAAGGTCTTCGATCTTCCCCTTCCCAAGAGCGCGCTGCTGGTGCGCCAGCGGGTCGGCTACATGCCCGAGCGCGAGTCCACGAGCCCGAAGATCAGCGCTGTCTCCTTCCTGACCTACTGCGGGCGGCTGTTCGGCATGTCCATGGTGGACGCAATGGAGCGCACCCACGAGGTGCTCAATTATGTGGGCCTCGGCGAGAGCCGCTACCGGAACATGGAGACCTACTCCACCGGGATGCTCCAGCGGGTGAAGCTGGCCCAGGCGCTCATCCACGACCCGAAGCTGCTGTTCCTCGACGAGCCGACGAACGGGCTGGACCCCGACGGCCGCGTCGAGATGCTGGAGCTGATCCGCGAGATCGCGTCGCAGCGGGGCGTCACGGTGATCCTCTCCTCCCACCTGCTCCCCGACGTCCAGCATGTCTGCGACCGGGTCGCCATGCTGGCCAAGGGGCGCATTCTGAGCGAGGGGAGCATCGAGGCGCTCACGGGCATGCTGGAGCGGCAGTACGAGGTGCGCGTGCGGGACAACGACGCGGCCTACGCGGCGCTCCTGGAGCAGGCCGGCTGCGCCCAGCACCGCATGGCGCCTTCGGACACGCTGCTTGTGCGCGCGCCCGCGGAAATGAGGGAGGACGCGTTTTTCGAGCTGGCGCGGGCGGCGGGCACGCAGGTCCGCCATTTCCGCCCCGCCCGGCGGTCCCTTGAAACCGCGTTCATGGAAGCCCTGGGGAAGGAAACGTCCGATGCCGGTGTATGA
- a CDS encoding carboxypeptidase regulatory-like domain-containing protein, whose product MSRGRRSNATVSTVQIIAAAMIVLVVLVVGAFLFAPERTPPPPVSAISYQELPKGPQNERENTSPAMGEVPRATRPKPPPAAADAAPAGEDDAGLVDEAAGFVIRGVVTAASDGSPLAGAQVSARQGTFRGANRSAFSNSGYQAETGADGTYMLEVFEEDVYTVAVTMPGFVAETQETPRLSPDQPETELTFKMDTGATISGRVTEAGGSTAAVGVRVIVQGRRDVAAVTDDRGDYELQGVETGDIPVTLDLRNTPYTAGKALPFKKVRVTAPNAVVANVNFEVEAAGIVWGHVQTHKGDPIAKADVVLCTSDSPLAQAINAMARQAPPMTATSDEEGYYELRGVPLNEPWRLYSTVSSHAPQMADPFLLTSAKRTVRVDIFMFAGTNITGVVESTRGGGVGGAQITCIPAYSKLLTPMDSPQAFRNTTADADGRFTIAELPPGEYQLMAQAKSFKIPIQGYPIYPDGYNDLTNVRLQLSPVDEGNFSVFGVVSDATGMGVDGAEVRLEGMGLADVSTISRTESTAGGGKFTFDGVSQGAYTMEVNKDGYTPVTVRRVRLNEEIRVVMTQSALVRGIVKAKDTGRAPAMYQVSAQPLSADGSGRMDMMGMLGGATNSVSFDNPDGTFELRLDAGAHRLEAKAEGYAPAREEITLEAGEVLEGVVLELDDSGGRVSGTVVAGDNGNVQGAEVVLVEAASAAEAMILSSNVPQDRTRQVGQDGAFAFENLPAGLYFVLARHPRYATATEGPVELSQGGRQENIRLRLGYGGAVEGYVFTEGRATPGAVVMVVGGGDTKTTTTDEQGYYHMDGLSTGVYQAMVTELSSGDISSVYGARGLQVTIEEGRTARCDFGGRSGARIEGQCFPGPANMLGGRVVLQMPGMIPGPLGGTADLSQLTGQSTGINPLGTFLLEDVPPGEWQLNVYYFELGGRNPLQVRFVHTEVVSVGSEEVIPLTLNVSNY is encoded by the coding sequence ATGAGCCGGGGAAGACGCAGCAACGCCACCGTGTCCACTGTGCAGATCATCGCCGCGGCCATGATCGTTCTTGTGGTGCTTGTTGTGGGCGCCTTTCTTTTCGCGCCGGAGCGCACCCCCCCTCCCCCCGTGTCCGCCATTTCCTACCAGGAACTTCCGAAAGGCCCGCAGAATGAGAGGGAGAACACCTCCCCCGCCATGGGCGAGGTGCCCCGGGCCACGCGGCCCAAGCCGCCACCGGCCGCGGCGGACGCCGCACCCGCCGGAGAAGACGACGCGGGTTTGGTGGACGAGGCGGCCGGGTTTGTCATCCGCGGGGTGGTGACTGCGGCCTCCGACGGGTCCCCGCTGGCTGGCGCCCAAGTGTCGGCGCGCCAGGGCACCTTCCGGGGGGCCAACCGGTCCGCCTTCTCCAATTCCGGATACCAGGCGGAGACCGGGGCCGACGGAACCTATATGCTGGAGGTGTTTGAGGAGGACGTCTACACCGTGGCGGTGACCATGCCCGGATTCGTTGCCGAGACTCAGGAGACGCCGCGCCTCAGCCCCGACCAACCGGAGACGGAGCTCACCTTTAAGATGGACACCGGGGCCACGATCTCCGGCCGGGTCACCGAAGCCGGCGGCTCCACGGCCGCGGTGGGCGTCCGCGTGATTGTCCAGGGGCGGCGGGATGTGGCGGCGGTGACGGACGACCGCGGCGACTATGAGCTCCAGGGGGTGGAGACGGGCGACATCCCCGTGACCCTGGACCTGCGCAACACGCCCTACACGGCGGGGAAGGCGCTTCCGTTCAAGAAAGTGCGCGTGACAGCGCCCAACGCGGTGGTGGCCAACGTGAACTTCGAGGTGGAGGCCGCCGGGATTGTGTGGGGGCATGTGCAGACGCACAAGGGGGATCCCATCGCGAAGGCCGACGTGGTGCTGTGCACCTCCGACAGCCCCCTCGCCCAGGCGATCAACGCCATGGCGCGCCAGGCGCCCCCGATGACCGCCACCAGCGACGAGGAGGGCTACTATGAGCTCCGGGGGGTGCCCCTGAACGAGCCGTGGCGCCTCTACTCCACCGTCTCCTCCCATGCGCCGCAGATGGCGGACCCGTTTCTGCTGACCTCCGCCAAGCGCACGGTCCGGGTGGACATTTTCATGTTCGCCGGCACGAACATCACGGGGGTCGTGGAGAGCACGCGCGGCGGCGGGGTGGGCGGCGCGCAGATCACCTGCATCCCGGCGTACTCCAAGCTGCTGACGCCGATGGACTCCCCGCAGGCCTTCCGCAACACCACGGCGGACGCCGACGGCCGCTTCACGATTGCGGAACTGCCGCCGGGCGAGTACCAGCTCATGGCGCAGGCGAAGAGTTTCAAGATTCCGATCCAGGGGTATCCCATTTACCCGGACGGGTACAACGACCTGACCAATGTGCGTTTGCAGCTCTCTCCGGTGGACGAGGGGAATTTCTCCGTCTTTGGCGTGGTGAGCGACGCGACGGGGATGGGGGTGGACGGGGCGGAGGTGCGGCTGGAGGGGATGGGGCTGGCCGATGTCTCCACCATCTCCCGTACGGAGTCCACCGCCGGCGGGGGCAAGTTCACCTTTGACGGGGTGAGCCAGGGCGCCTACACGATGGAGGTCAACAAGGACGGCTACACCCCCGTGACCGTGCGCCGGGTTCGCCTGAACGAGGAAATCCGCGTCGTGATGACGCAGTCCGCGCTGGTGCGCGGAATTGTCAAGGCGAAAGACACGGGCCGGGCCCCGGCCATGTACCAGGTTTCGGCCCAGCCCCTTTCGGCGGACGGCAGCGGGCGCATGGACATGATGGGCATGCTCGGGGGGGCAACGAACAGCGTGAGCTTTGACAACCCCGACGGCACGTTTGAGCTGCGGCTGGACGCCGGGGCGCACCGGCTGGAGGCGAAGGCCGAGGGCTACGCCCCCGCGCGCGAGGAGATCACCCTGGAGGCGGGCGAGGTGCTGGAGGGGGTTGTGCTGGAACTGGATGATTCCGGCGGACGTGTGTCCGGAACCGTGGTCGCCGGGGACAACGGCAACGTGCAGGGCGCCGAAGTGGTTCTGGTGGAGGCCGCGTCGGCGGCGGAGGCCATGATCCTGTCTTCCAATGTGCCCCAGGACCGGACGCGCCAGGTGGGCCAGGACGGGGCCTTCGCCTTTGAAAACCTCCCTGCGGGCCTCTATTTCGTCCTCGCGCGGCATCCCCGCTACGCCACCGCCACCGAGGGGCCCGTGGAGCTTTCCCAGGGCGGCCGCCAGGAGAACATCCGGCTGCGCCTCGGGTACGGCGGCGCGGTGGAGGGCTATGTCTTCACCGAGGGCCGCGCCACGCCCGGCGCGGTCGTCATGGTGGTGGGCGGGGGGGACACCAAGACGACCACCACGGACGAGCAGGGCTATTACCACATGGACGGGCTCTCCACGGGCGTGTACCAGGCGATGGTCACCGAGCTGAGCAGCGGCGACATTTCGAGCGTCTACGGCGCGCGCGGGCTCCAGGTCACGATCGAGGAGGGGCGCACCGCGCGGTGCGACTTCGGCGGGCGCTCCGGCGCGCGCATCGAGGGGCAGTGTTTCCCCGGTCCCGCGAACATGCTTGGCGGGCGCGTGGTGCTCCAGATGCCGGGGATGATCCCCGGGCCTCTGGGCGGAACGGCCGATTTGTCGCAGCTGACGGGCCAAAGCACGGGCATCAACCCCCTGGGCACGTTCCTGCTGGAGGACGTTCCGCCGGGCGAATGGCAACTCAATGTATACTACTTCGAGCTGGGCGGAAGGAACCCGCTGCAGGTGCGCTTCGTGCACACCGAGGTGGTTTCCGTCGGAAGCGAGGAGGTGATCCCGCTGACGCTCAATGTGTCGAACTACTGA
- a CDS encoding RNA polymerase sigma factor, producing MTMEAVRTYPLASELGADAGPDDWQLVSLSRAGDTAAFSELVRRHQHVVFNVAQRYMRDMGLAEDMAQEAFLKAFRLLRGFRGECSFRSWMYRVTSSVCLTELNRRRRRGEVEFEPHHDVHAEGPAPTDTDFAEQIRACIPRLPERYATIITLYYLQGVSYEDIAQALEIPMGTLKTWMFRARRQLRRIVEKELGGHGWF from the coding sequence ATGACCATGGAGGCGGTACGGACCTATCCGCTGGCCTCGGAACTCGGCGCGGACGCCGGGCCGGACGACTGGCAGCTTGTCAGCCTGTCGCGGGCCGGGGACACCGCGGCCTTTTCCGAGCTGGTCCGCAGGCACCAGCATGTGGTGTTCAATGTGGCGCAGCGCTACATGCGCGACATGGGCCTGGCGGAGGACATGGCGCAGGAGGCTTTCCTGAAGGCCTTCCGCCTGCTGCGCGGGTTCCGGGGCGAGTGCAGTTTCCGGTCGTGGATGTACCGGGTCACCTCAAGCGTGTGCCTCACGGAACTTAACCGGCGGCGCCGCCGGGGCGAGGTGGAGTTCGAGCCGCACCACGACGTGCATGCCGAGGGCCCCGCGCCCACGGACACGGATTTCGCGGAGCAGATCCGGGCGTGCATTCCGCGCCTTCCGGAGCGCTACGCCACCATCATCACGCTGTACTATCTGCAAGGGGTGAGTTACGAGGACATTGCCCAGGCGCTTGAAATCCCCATGGGCACGCTCAAAACATGGATGTTCCGGGCGCGGCGGCAGCTCAGGCGCATCGTGGAAAAGGAGCTCGGCGGGCATGGATGGTTCTAG
- a CDS encoding DUF4097 family beta strand repeat protein, translated as MLYKSAVTAGLIALAIQIFAVGILAPRLPREVCPPGFQKFETFSLPATKALHLMNADGTVRVSVGEGATIEVTADARAYTPASDQNAMAAQYLESLFKVEQTEESVTLTTEPLQRPDELDVRVDYVVMVPRGTDLALTVENGNVWVAGGCNGVYVEGNNSDVEVQQASGPVSVKTTNGRIRVLDSAGETTLETVNGNIHAGMRGGTLQASTITGAIITRILAPEVASCDLTSLNGGITLVMSEGCSAEVSAATNRGTVRLDAGLSVSAGILKRRTVLGVIGDGATKLSMNSMNGDIVLQRSTT; from the coding sequence ATGCTCTACAAGAGCGCAGTGACAGCAGGATTGATCGCCCTGGCGATCCAGATATTTGCCGTGGGGATACTCGCCCCCCGGCTGCCGCGCGAGGTGTGCCCGCCAGGCTTCCAGAAATTCGAGACCTTTTCCCTGCCCGCCACCAAGGCGCTTCACTTGATGAACGCCGACGGAACGGTGCGGGTCTCGGTGGGCGAGGGCGCCACCATTGAGGTGACGGCGGACGCGCGGGCCTACACGCCCGCTTCGGACCAGAACGCCATGGCGGCCCAGTATTTGGAGAGCCTGTTCAAGGTGGAGCAGACGGAGGAGTCTGTGACCCTGACCACCGAGCCCCTGCAGCGCCCGGACGAGCTGGATGTCCGGGTGGACTATGTGGTCATGGTTCCCCGGGGGACGGACCTTGCGCTTACCGTGGAGAACGGGAATGTGTGGGTTGCCGGGGGATGCAACGGGGTCTACGTGGAGGGGAACAACTCGGATGTCGAGGTCCAGCAGGCGTCCGGGCCGGTGTCGGTGAAGACCACCAACGGCCGCATCCGGGTGCTTGATTCGGCGGGCGAGACGACCCTGGAGACGGTGAACGGCAACATCCACGCGGGGATGCGGGGGGGGACGCTCCAGGCGTCCACGATCACCGGGGCGATCATCACCCGGATTCTGGCCCCGGAGGTCGCCTCGTGCGACTTGACCTCGCTGAACGGAGGGATTACACTGGTCATGTCGGAAGGCTGCTCGGCCGAAGTGAGCGCCGCCACGAACCGGGGCACCGTGCGTCTTGACGCGGGGTTGTCGGTTTCGGCGGGCATACTCAAGCGGAGAACCGTGTTGGGTGTCATAGGAGACGGCGCGACGAAGCTTTCCATGAACTCCATGAACGGAGACATCGTTCTGCAAAGGAGCACGACATGA
- the rpsT gene encoding 30S ribosomal protein S20, whose translation MANIKSQEKRNRTNELARQRNMAVRSKMKTFVKAAEQAIVGGGDDTAVVVTKAISEIDRAAAKGVIHKNSAARKKASLQLQLSKKSAS comes from the coding sequence ATGGCGAATATCAAGTCCCAGGAAAAGCGCAATCGGACCAACGAGCTTGCCCGTCAGCGCAACATGGCGGTCCGGTCCAAGATGAAGACCTTCGTGAAGGCGGCGGAGCAGGCCATTGTTGGTGGCGGCGACGACACTGCCGTTGTGGTGACGAAGGCCATCTCTGAGATAGACCGCGCCGCGGCGAAGGGCGTGATCCACAAGAACAGCGCCGCCCGCAAGAAGGCCAGCCTCCAGTTGCAGCTCTCCAAGAAGAGCGCCTCCTAG
- a CDS encoding MotA/TolQ/ExbB proton channel family protein, giving the protein MKHPWIVYGVLVALALFAQAAAPAQDAPAPVSPEAAAAPAGDAAPAPGISPPQVANQLTLMTMIQQGGMILWITMAMGFLGLLLTVYLLLTVTPKREVPPTLVKRAQAQIKAGDLRGAYQMCQERDEMISLVIRAGLKMAGHDRYVIQEAMESEGDRGATALWQKVSYLNNIAMIAPLLGLLGTVWGMMQAFSSIALDTAQVKGLTMAYSVSQAMITTAGGLIVAIPAMAVYYFLRGRVIRIIAEVEAQASEFVELIAEKEQP; this is encoded by the coding sequence ATGAAACACCCCTGGATTGTCTACGGAGTCCTTGTGGCGCTGGCGCTCTTCGCGCAGGCCGCGGCCCCCGCGCAGGACGCCCCAGCGCCCGTCTCCCCCGAGGCCGCCGCGGCGCCGGCCGGAGACGCGGCCCCCGCGCCCGGCATCTCCCCGCCGCAGGTCGCCAACCAACTGACGTTGATGACCATGATCCAGCAGGGCGGGATGATCCTGTGGATCACCATGGCGATGGGCTTTCTGGGCCTCCTGCTGACGGTCTATCTCCTGCTCACCGTGACACCGAAGCGCGAGGTGCCGCCCACACTGGTGAAGCGCGCCCAGGCGCAGATCAAGGCGGGTGACCTCCGCGGCGCCTACCAGATGTGCCAGGAGCGGGATGAGATGATCTCGCTCGTGATCCGGGCGGGGCTCAAGATGGCCGGCCATGACCGCTATGTGATCCAGGAGGCCATGGAGAGCGAGGGGGACCGCGGCGCCACGGCCCTCTGGCAGAAGGTGTCGTATCTCAACAATATCGCCATGATCGCGCCCCTGCTCGGGCTCCTCGGCACGGTGTGGGGCATGATGCAGGCCTTCAGCTCCATCGCCCTCGACACCGCCCAAGTGAAGGGGCTGACCATGGCCTACAGCGTCTCCCAGGCCATGATCACCACGGCGGGCGGCCTCATTGTGGCCATCCCCGCGATGGCGGTCTACTATTTCCTGCGCGGCCGCGTCATCCGGATCATCGCCGAGGTGGAGGCCCAGGCCAGCGAGTTCGTCGAGCTGATCGCTGAGAAGGAGCAGCCATGA
- a CDS encoding biopolymer transporter ExbD, producing MRIGVGRQLQEETESIQMAPLIDIVFLTLIFFMVTSVYANLESEVDIVLPTADTAKQNERTQGEIFINLREDGAIIVNERKMEVPELQEVLLRVAKYFPGGAVIIRGDTNAQLGKAMQILDCCRKADIQNIAFATTKNDDRTAPAS from the coding sequence ATGAGGATCGGAGTGGGACGCCAGCTTCAGGAGGAGACGGAGAGCATCCAGATGGCTCCGCTCATTGACATCGTCTTCCTCACCCTCATCTTCTTCATGGTCACCAGCGTCTACGCCAACCTCGAGAGCGAGGTGGACATTGTCCTGCCCACCGCCGACACCGCAAAGCAGAACGAGCGCACCCAGGGGGAGATATTCATCAATCTCCGGGAGGACGGCGCGATCATTGTGAATGAGCGGAAGATGGAGGTGCCCGAGCTCCAGGAGGTGCTCCTTCGGGTCGCCAAGTATTTTCCCGGCGGCGCGGTGATCATCCGGGGCGACACCAACGCCCAACTGGGAAAGGCCATGCAGATACTGGACTGCTGCCGCAAGGCGGACATACAGAATATCGCCTTTGCGACCACCAAAAACGATGACAGGACGGCCCCGGCGTCTTGA